One window from the genome of Epinephelus moara isolate mb chromosome 21, YSFRI_EMoa_1.0, whole genome shotgun sequence encodes:
- the LOC126382565 gene encoding spindlin-1-like produces MSKKRGRKRSSGELSETSASTLSPDPDNLLGRRIQHTWREKGNVTKWKGTVLERLTVNSSLYMVKYDGFDCVYGIELFKDSRVSNLQVLTEKVVNNKIKVPPGAEDLVGRAVEHLFEKEDGEKNEWRGMVLSRAPIMTHWYYITYEKDPVLYMYQLWDDYKDGDLRVLPESENKHLLPADRKPGEEPESLVGKQVEYVTDNGLKRTGLVIYQVPAKPTVYYIKYDDDVHIHVYDLVKTT; encoded by the exons ATGTCAAAGAAACGGGGCAG GAAGCGTAGCAGTGGAGAGCTGAGTGAGACCTCAGCGTCGACCCTGAGCCCAGACCCTGACAACCTGCTTGGCCGCAGGATTCAGCACACCTGGAGGGAGAAGGGCAACGTGACCAAGTGGAAAGGCACCGTTCTGGAGCGCCTAACTGTGAACAGCTCCCTCTACATGGTCAAATACGACGGCTTTGACTGTGTGTACGGCATCGAGCTCTTCAAAGACAGCCGGGTGTCGAACCTACAGGTGTTGACAGAGAAAGTTG TAAACAATAAAATCAAGGTGCCTCCCGGGGCGGAGGATCTGGTGGGCCGGGCTGTGGAGCATCTGTTTGAGAAGGAGGATGGTGAGAAGAACGAGTGGCGGGGCATGGTGCTGTCCCGAGCCCCCATCATGACCCACTGGTATTACATCACCTACGAGAAGGACCCGGTGCTGTACATGTACCAGCTATGGGACGACTATAAGGACGGAGATCTACGTGTCCTGCCTGAATCAG AGAATAAACACCTGCTGCCAGCGGACAGGAAGCCAGGTGAGGAGCCAGAGAGCCTCGTGGGTAAACAGGTGGAGTACGTCACAGATAACGGCCTGAAGAGGACGGGCTTGGTCATTTATCAGGTCCCGGCTAAGCCCACGGTATACTACATCAAATATGACGATGACGTCCACATCCACGTCTATGATCTGGTGAAGACCACCTAG